In Pyrus communis chromosome 15, drPyrComm1.1, whole genome shotgun sequence, the genomic stretch ATCTTCGTGTTAAGTTGTTAACCTACACTTGAACAATATCGCTCGATTCTTAATCATGCACGTATCAATCCTATGTTTCTATGAACTTTGAGCAGTTGCAGTCGTTTCTTTTGAAAgtttgaagttgattttcataCTACGATTGTTAATCATGCACGTATCAATACTTGTATTTGTATGAACTTTTAGCAATACCACGTGTTGTGTTTAGAATTGTCGCGGTAGTTTCTTTTGAATGGTTTGAAATTGATTTCCAGGTGTGAAATGGTGGAAAAATAGTGTGCGTATGCAGATGCAGTGACAGGGGGAATTAATTGAGGGGGAGGGGAGTAATGAGAATCACGTGAGGAACAGAAAATCTAAGGAAAGATCACCACATAAGCCAAGGCAACTGTGAGCACTGAGCAGAAACCGGAAAGAAAGAGAGTGGATTATGAGATCACTGGATGGATGATGCCTACTCAACTCCACTGTGAGAAGTACATTTATAGCTCTACACTACACCCTCTCTAGCTATCTAGACCTATTAGGTCTGCAGcagcagctgctgctgctgcactCCTCCTCAGGCTCCTCTTGCTGTTTTCCTGTTTGCAATGCAATGCAtgcctctctctgtctctctgtctctcactctctctctctctctctctctggtgaCATGTCAAAATCCAAGCCTATCTGTCATGTCACAATCACCTTAGATTCTCTCTTTCATTCCCCAGTACCCTAGCTACTTTGATACACTTCTAATTAGGAGATAAGAGGATTGCTAAGAAAGAACATAGTCCTTAATCGAAGTACCTTAATTACGATGGAAATGGTAGGATACTTGTGCATGCGAGTTAATCTTCGTCGTTTTGGCTTTATGCTTCTCGCAAACTTGCATGCATGGTTAGAATTAGTTCGCGTTCAAAAACAACTTAAGCCCTCTTCTAATTATAATTAGTAGATAAGGATTGTTAAAAAAACCATAATTGTTATTTAAAGTAGGTCATTTGtgatgaaaatggaaggataGTAGCGCATGTGTGGAACTTGATCATGGATTTTTGATGGCATTGCCATTCTTACAAGCGTAAATAGTCAAAATCAGTTGAGActtcattattttataattgtGAATGCGTCatgagttgatttttttttttttttaactttataatTCCTTTAAGTATGATTGGTTAGAATCAATCTACATGCATGTGCATTCTAATTACTGAGTAACACTTCAACTTAAGAAAATCAACACACCTTACTACTGTACATAGTATGAAATCATCAAATCATCAAACCGTCAAAACATTGGTGCTCAAGAGTGTACAATAATTGGTtggaaaaattcaaaacaaattaaagatcTGCGTACTTGGGTCGGTAGGTTAATTTACTTCTAATTCGTCCAGTTTTGAAGGACTTTATCATCATGACAATCTCTACGATTGGGAAGTGCTTTAAATGTTTGATGCTGGTGCATAGTAGCACAACAGCATAGGCACATAGCTTGCTTTTTCAATGTATTCGTTTCGGGTTGCCCTTTTGCTTGTTGAAATGGATGAAGAGGACGAAGGATGTTTTCTTTTTATAGAATTATGGGTTCTTAGGTCCAAACATGTTCTGACCCATGCCAGGAATGTGGCGAAAAAGAAAGCCACCCCCACACCACATGCTTATTTCTACTTTTACATCCAAATTCAAACCTCCCTTCTTCACATAATTCTTTCTATCAAACACCTTAGAAAAAACTTTCATAACTTATGTCGACCATGCCATATGTAAAACAACTTTCACAAACCACGAGATTGTATATATTTTAATCTCACAACCCCATATTAGGCCAATTTAGTATGAAAACGGCTCGAATCAAATAGTCCTACTTGAGTTTTAAGTTTTACAgccaaaaaaagagaaaaaagaaaaaaaaagaaaagaaaaagcagCATGGGATAGCTTGTACTTTAGTCGTACCAGACAGTGGCAAAGCCACATAGGAGCAAGAAGGTGCGGCCGCACCTCTGGTCATGGAAATCGACCTTAAGACCAAGAATCCGATTTTCTGATTCTTCTAAATCTACATGAGACGGTTTTGCTTTCTATTTTTTCTACTCCCACAACACCATGATCTTCTTCTCCCTTCTCATGGATTCCTGTGACTGTAACTCACATTTGCTGAGATCTCTTCTGGTCTTCAAGAACACCTTCAATCACTCTGACTTTTTCAAAACCCACCATCCCCATTTGTGTTTGAAATGTAATAATTGCAGTATTACCGACGACGGATTTGTAAATATAACTTTATGATGATTAGCTTGATTTTTAGGATTTGTTTGTCTCaacaatttctaattttgtCATTGCCGCCTAACTACACACTTCTTCAAGAAGCCATTGTAAAATGCTATTATCCCAATGAGAATCTAATTGAGTCTTACTTAATCATAAACTCATGATCACATGATCAATCCAAGGTCAAAACTGTCAACCATGACTGAAACAAACAACTGTGCGAGAAATTATTTCAACCCAATGGGTTATTAGGTAAATTAAGATAAGAAAAGAAGGTAAAAGAAGTGGTTCTTAGCCATGCTCTGGCAGATTGGACATTTTAGGCAGGCAATGGTGACGGCTACAGCCATAGGCTTCTTCTGCCTTCCACCTCTCAGTCTCAGCATAATCCAACATAGTCTAGTCTGCAGACTTATGCCAGCTCTTACACCCCAGCTATCACCCTTTCCTTTTTGACCATGGATGGCTAatcttctttcttcatttttcatttctttttattcttttgtcaaaaatgcTTCTTTTATaacttattatttattgtttgaattattttcttaataaatATTACTAGGTTTTGAGATGGGTTTGTTTCTCCCTTTAATATGCACCAAACGTACATTGACACGTGTTCattcttataaaaataaataaataaaaaaagctcTCGTTTATAGAAACTATTATTCACACTCAAAActcttaatttaaattttttttttaaatgaacaaGCATTAATATATAATTGGTGCATTTTTAAAGGAGAAACGAGCTCATCTCCAAATAGGATAACAGACTAATTTTTCTCAACGTAGTTTGTATCATCGAATCCTCtcaccaaaattaaaaatataataaaaatagtagACAATTTAATAATTACATGCAGCataaattttgctgtttttacATCATTCTCTCAGCCATGTAAATATagcatattttatttaaaaattaagtaaatttaaacctcTCACAAGCACACCCGTAGGGTGCATTTTGCTCGTGTTTTATTAATGAGaaggaaggaggaaaaaaataaaatataaagattaaaaaaaaattccgttGCCGGGACTTGAACCCGGGTCTCTCGGGTGAGAGCCGAGTATCCTGACCAACTAGACTACAACGGATTTGATTGTCCTCTATGTGGTAGACTTCTTAATAATTGAACCAATGGGCTTTTCCCACAAGTTGTCACGAAAAAGTAATCATAAGCCTGGTCCAGTTATTTCCAATGGCTTCAAATTGCAATTTCAGTATCCTTTCTTTTTGCTATTAATTCCTTTTCACCTTTtcgcttcttttttttcttctccttggtgaGACAAGCAATGGTAAGGGAATCCGAACGTAGGACCTCAAGTCCAAAAATAAATACTCTTAACATTTGAGCTACGAGACGCTTTGTTCACCTTTACCATATACAAATACATGCAGTTACCCATGTTTACGATTCAAAGCTCCACTGCATTGTACTTCTTATGTCAGGAATGACTACCAAAAAGATATTTTAAATGGAATAAGAATCGGAGAACACCAGTGACAGTGAGTGCTGGAAAAGCACTTTCTTAATGAATTTATCAGTTCTCTTATCTTTACATTTGTGTGTCTGCTTCACAACAACACACCGGGGGTAACATTTCTATCCAAGAATATCTTGAGCGAGTGCGACTGCTGTCAGGATTGCTAGTAACATGTGATACAGGCTGATCGAATGAACCGTCATTGGTCACCACCTTCGTATTAATGAAGTGAGCAACTGCAACGAATTATGAACATTTGACCGTTAGACACAGAAGGTCAAACGAAATTTCAAAACTGGGAGAGAAATTATGAAGAATAACGAGAGTTACCGTTATATTCAAAGGCAAGAGCAATATGTTGTCTCTATCAAGCATACGAAAAGATTTgcttattcttcatcatttcagaatATTAACCAAGTGTAACAAGAGGATTGCAAGGAAAACATTTAAGTTCTATCATTTCAAAGTAATGCAATATCCGATGCACTCGGCAGTTTCAGGGAAGTTCATTTCAACAAACGATTTGAGGTCATAGCTTGGAAGGATAGTTTTACAATATCAATTATCAACTAACTCCAAATGCGCAGACTTTTAGACATCTGTTCAGGCTACACATGGTGCTTTAGCTTGTTCAAACATATGCACATTATGCAAAAACTACGACACTAGACAGTTTCCAAAACCAAAGAACAGTTCTAGTACTCCCTACCATGAGAACGAGTGCTGTTCTGATTGTATCCAATGACATTATCCATGAAAAGTTGGATTTGTCGAGGCAAAGTACTGGAATTATGATATTATGATTTTCAAGAAAGATTGTTTAAGCAGGAAGTGTTGCTGTACCTCAAACAATTCAAATGGGTTACCGCGGCGATACACATCACTCTTCTTGCTCTTATCACCGGGAAGAAACTTATACAATAGTGATCTCCATCCAATAAGTAAAACAGCAGTGCTCCCCATTGTTACAAGCATGAATTTGACTGGCGGAATGTGGCCAGCTGTTGATGCCCTTATGATTATCCCAAGCTGCCaaaagaagtaaaaagaaaaatgaattttgaaaCGTGGTTCGGTGCCTTAGCAAACATAAAACTCTCTAAAGTCTTATTAACAAGTAATGCAATCAGGCATGTAAAGCCACAACAACAAGAAGTAATGAAATCAGAACAGACAGCAAAAATAACAATGCCAGAGCTAAAAGTGTGACAAAGTAAAGTGAAAAATGATAAATGAAACTCTTGAATAACAAAGCTAATACTCCAACAATCTCAACAAAACTAGGGAAGTCGAAGCAAACCAAGCATATGAACTTACTGGAATTCCCAAGGCCCATGACTTAGCCGTAGCGGTAAGAGCCTTCGATTGTCCATTGACTCCACGTCCATCCTCACCAAAGCCTCCGAGGAAATAAGCACTCAAAAACCACCCTGTTCAACCACATTCGGCTTTTAGTTCAAAACGAAAAAAACAAAGGCCATGCTTTCTTTTAATTCAAGCTCAAGACAAGTAGCAAAGGAGAACAACCATACCAGCAATAAAAGGGTCAGCCGTGCGCAGTGTTTCGAAATCGAAAACGGAGAATCCATGGCTGAATCTTCCAATTGCAGCAAACGTAAGCAATGCCAAAACATCCCCACCAGCAAGCAATGCTACACGACTGAAACCCACAAACAATCAAAACCCACAAGctaaaatcaatcaataaacaaaaatattgaaCAAAATCACAAACTGGGTTCTTCCTGAAATCGTTAGAAATTACCCCCATTTGCGTAAACGAGCAGAAGAATCGGGCTTCTCGAACTGAATCACGCCTTCTAGAGGTATGTTCTCCTGACCCACGAAAACTGGTTGGTTATCGACGgaaggcggaggaggaggaggaggtgatgAGGCGGAGAAGCCCTGTTTGGCGGTGGAGGAAGCCGAGTCGACGCCTCCGTTGGCCTTTACGAGCGTGATATTGAGGGATTTTGAAGGGTTTACATTGGAGAAGAATCTGCTGGGTCTGCGGGAAGAGAAGAGGGGAGGGTTTGGGTTTGAGAATTTTGGCGGGGAAGTGAGAGAACACCGCCGGGCTGATAAGGCTCCGCCGGGAGCTTGGCCGAGCACTAGCATTTTTGCGCCTTCAATTCCGTGGGTTGCTCAGCTGCCCACACTCGTTCGCTATAGCAACACCCACACGAGCGCAGCGCTGCCCaaaccttttcttcttcttcttcttgtctaGTTgtctggttttgtttttgggcctTTCGCTTTGAagatatttcataatttttctgGTTTATATATTTAACTTTCTCTTCTTGGAAAAGAATTTTGTGGTCTATATTTAGGGTTTTCTCTAAATTGTTTTTATGGTTTCTGAAATTTTAAACCATGTTTGAAAAAATGACCCTTCTGTTTAATCCATGTGGAGCTTCATGAGGGAGTTTTGGAACTACACGTGCGCCGCATCAGCATAGTAACATAATGTTTAATGAAATTGAGTCAATGAGTGCGGGATAAAATGTAAAGGACATCATTGATCGATTTCAAACAAAAGAGTACAAATGTAGAACTCAAATTATGCATCtatcatttgtaataaaaatctcTTCATTTATACTTTACGACTTTATTGGATTTTAGTAGTTTctatatttaaaagaaaataagggtGGCGGTATTGTGATGATGTTACGCAAATGAAAAAAGTCGAAGAATCAAATACAAAATCCAGTAACACGGGTGATTTAGTTTGAGTGGTTAAAAGTTTGTACTCTTACACCTAATGTTCTGTGTTCGAATCCCTATTCCCCAAATAAACAAGCAAAGATCGtttatatatgaaagttggGTTTGGGCCCAAATACTATTTGTTTGAGTTGCATGTAGGCTGTTGTTATTTTGGGCTTACAAGGCCCAATGAACAATACAACcaatcatattattttttataaaaatgatatATATTCTACTTCTAAATAAATCTAAATACGGGAAGCGTATTGGAACTCGAGTGAATAGGGAGATCGCATCCGTTCTAGACCATGTGATTATACTCACGTCTCCTCATCATggttaacacaaaaaaaaaaaaaaaaaacaagagagagaaatttgACCGTTTAGTTTCTTCCTAGGACAAAGTATTTTCCTTTTTACAACATTATATCCTATGATACTATAATTTGGAGTGAGAGAAATTCGAAATTGGGTGCAAAATGGACGAGCATAGTACCCCAACTAATTGCATGACGTATGTGGCACTAACTCTTAGTGTAATCGTAGTTTTCCTCCAAAGTTCGATTCTCTTCTCATATAGCAGTCACACAAATCCCTCACAAGACTTCGGTGGCTACCACACCTACCGTCCACTACCCCTTCTTCGTCGCCTCACCGAAATCCAACCATCACATGAGCCACATCCAACCCCCATTCTAGTCGTTCACCCTTCCTTCAACCACCATTAGCACCACCAACTCCTCATTCGTCTCCTCCTCTCCTTGATCACTCATCAAATTGAGTTTGATAATTGTGCTCTAtgggtttcaatttttataGTTTTCAATACGATTTCTCTCTTTTTAGTGCATAAGATACATGGATAACTCATCTTCCAATTTTATTGTTCTTGAGTAGGGGTGTAGGGAATATGTATCCATTCTCGGAATCAAAAATTTGCAGCAACAAAGACACAATGTTTGAACATTTGAGGATAAGTAATATGTGGGTAAGGAGTTGTGATATAGCCTATAGGAGAGGAGTGATGTGGTGGATTGTGGCTATAGAATGAGTTCTTGAGATGGGAGGATGATGGAGGAGGACACGAGTGGCCCGGTGGCTACTGATGTTACTTGTTGGTttgtgtattatttatttatgttagttttgtatttttttcatatatttaaactTAGGTGAATTGTCAATTTAGTTCCTAAATTATCACTTGAGTGAAATTTAGGTccttaaaatattttttcaaaaaattcagtcattgaattataaaaatctgccaaTTACATTCTTAATATAAGATTCGAAGCTACTATAATTAATTTTCCGTCcatttaagtcacgttacttgcatgtgGTACACATTGGAGGGTAGATTGGTAACTTTACGTAAAGAAATATTGTATGGAGTTAAATTTGaagggtaaattagacgttagattcacaatctatatgaaatgttaagggttTATAGGCGAGAAAATGTTGGTATTACATTCTAAAGTGCGtcaagtgatttaagttgacgaaaaattagataaaatagctttgaatataataatatgaatgaaattgacaatttttaatgaatttatggacttattttactaaaaaataatttaggaaCCTAATTTTCATTGAGATGATAATTCAGGAACTAAGTCGACACTTCACACTTTAAACTTAATAGTGTTAAATTTTagttgggtttttatcacaatggtccctgaaattgaccctcaCCATCAAAATGgtcttgaaattaaaaatcaaacaatGTAGTATCTGAAAAtaagtgttgcaaatcaatgtagtcattctTTCACAACTCTGTTTAAAAttccgttaagtgatgatgtgacacataaatgggtcccACAAGATTTaagggttttatcacaaaatggtCCTGAAATTAATCCACACCATCAAGacggtccctgaaattgacctacGCCATCAatatggtccttgaaattgaaaatcaatcaatgtagtccttgaaagtAGGTGTCGtaaatcaatatgatcattatgtcacaattctgtaaaaaaaattattatgtgctgatgtgggtttaataattaattaaaaaagttgccTAAATACCTTTGTGCACaatggaattttattttttttatagtaggGCATACTCCGAAGAGAGCTCCCTTCCATAGATTCTCAAAGGCACAAGacttaaccaaggcctaagagggggtgtgaaaatagttttcaaccaacaatggaCGCACCTCgattataacctcattatctcaaggtCTGCCTCATCATTCCTTGCATCACTAGACCACTAGGGAAGCGCCGAACAAGCTccccaagattaaggttgtgaggatgttgatcgcctaaatgttaaCGGTGATGGTCTAGAAGTTGTTGCCAATGGGCCAAGCCATCACCAAAGGTGATCTCGATCCAAATTCACTTCGATGAAGGGTGTTGAAGTGTGTAAAAATGGgtgtattgagatttttttagagaatagagagTGAAGGAGGTATAGAAATGTGAATTGGGATCGGAGGTGATTGCAGGATTGGGTTTTTGcattgacaaattttttattaactattaaattattaagcctatttgtatttttttttaatttaattagacttgtatGACCAATTTATGTGTCatatcagcacataacaaaatttttgacataattgtaacagaatgactacattgatttcAGACACTTACTtgagggactacattgatcaattttcaatttcatggaccattttgatgtcacgggtcaatttcagggaccattttgatatcataggtcaatttcaaggattaTTTGTGAGAAAAAACTATTTATGGGGCTCacttatgtgccacatcagcatttaacatatttttttaacagaattgtgatggaaggaccacattgatttgtaacacctattttcaagaactacattgattaattttcaatttcagagaccatcttGATGATGTAAGTCAATTTTAAAgatcatttgtaataaaaattcattttagtttaaattaatgGACACAAATCAAGTAACTAAAAAAATAGATACAAATGAGACACAAAAACAGGCACTCAACACATCCGCGGCCAGTTGAGGACTCAATGCCAAGAACTCTTGTCACATGCAGGGTTTTGTAGCTCAATGCGTAAAGCAAGAGGCAACTAATTAcaattaatagtaatataatccTTGGGTTCTTTGCGTGCGAATATTCGAAAATCGTgtccaaattttcatttcaacaTGACGGATATGTGAACATAAGAATCCACGTTAATCATTTTTCTAATCAATCGCTTCTcgtatttttaattatttgcatgTGGCATAAGCTTTGAATATTAGAATCTgcttaataaatttttattaaggtttgtttgaaattatttttagaatggCTTAAAGCGTATTTTGCGGAcatattttgaattaatttttagaaaaaatataagtgaattaaaaaaaaaatcacttgaaATGCTTTTTATAAGAAACACATAACTGGTGTTACTTGCaaattatgtgcttcttgcaaaaGTACTTTTGGAATTCCTAAACATTATTTTTCTAGAaacattttcattcatttttaaaatatttctaaACGAGCTCTTAGTTATTGACATAAAAGAAATTGTTGTAATTGAAACTTTCTATCTTATCATTAAAGAGTCTAATATGTACGTTGTAATACGATAACAACGTGAatacaaccttttttttttctttttttggataATGAATACAACTTATTTGAATATGCGGTATATGTTGGCGCTTGACAATGAAAAATTGCTTGTGTTTAGGACAATTAAATTTGTACTACGATAGTGTAAATTGAGAGTGTGCGTCTGTATCTTCTACATGACAAAGACAAATTTGGCTTTTTGTTCCCATGAGTGCCCCAAATAATACAGGACCCTTCTTGGGAGATGAATTCTTTTTCTCTTGCGAATAATGTATTTTGATCGCACAAATTTATAAtcaaaacaatttaatttgttaatttttatttgaaaatcatCTGTACAAAaaatttgtaacatcccacattatccaggggagtggatcctgtaagccttatatgtatattctcatctctacctagcacgaagccttttgagagctcactggcttcaggttccgtaggaactccgaaattaagcgagtagcgcgcgagagcaatcccaggatgggtgacccactgggaagttctcgtgtgagttcccagaaacaaaaccgtgagggcgtggttggggcccaaagaggacaatatcgtgctacggcggagtcaagcctgggatgtggtgggggcccgggccaagatgtgacaaaatcattttaattagAGATCATTTAGTTATTCAAATGTATAAAACAAATCAGCGGTGTAGTTACTAAGTAATATATTAATGATGAACTGCTTATTTATTTAATGTGTTTGGAAGACTAAAAGATCTCAAATTCGAAGGATTGTTTGTAGGAGtgattttcaaatgaagattaatgaATTAATCATTGTGTTCATTTGGTCAAGATAAGTATTCGCAAATAGGGGATATATGCATCCTTCATATAgggatgcaagtattatccagtAATATATGAAtaatgctaggtagaccaactttttagaccaaattttgtaaaccatgtGATGTGTCACttatataaaataaacacatta encodes the following:
- the LOC137717786 gene encoding uncharacterized protein, which gives rise to MLVLGQAPGGALSARRCSLTSPPKFSNPNPPLFSSRRPSRFFSNVNPSKSLNITLVKANGGVDSASSTAKQGFSASSPPPPPPPSVDNQPVFVGQENIPLEGVIQFEKPDSSARLRKWGRVALLAGGDVLALLTFAAIGRFSHGFSVFDFETLRTADPFIAGWFLSAYFLGGFGEDGRGVNGQSKALTATAKSWALGIPLGIIIRASTAGHIPPVKFMLVTMGSTAVLLIGWRSLLYKFLPGDKSKKSDVYRRGNPFELFELLTSLIRRW